DNA from Prunus persica cultivar Lovell chromosome G6, Prunus_persica_NCBIv2, whole genome shotgun sequence:
AAATGTAGAATACAGAACTCTTTCCAAACCCTGCCAGAAGAAAAATGTGACAGCAGAGACCAAAATTAATGACTTTGTAATAGAGAACCGAACCTTTCTCATTATATCCACCACTCGGGTGTGGTCAACACGAAGTGCAATCACATTAAGAACATCATTGATAAGATCAGGATGTTCTTGTAAGTAGAAGTGCACAGCCCTGTAGTAGAGTTCAACACTCGCAACTTTGACTATCACATCCTTGAATTGCATGTGGTCCCATGCTTCCGGGGAGTGATTCATTATGGTGGTTGCAGCATTGTCGAACTCATCATATTGGATATATAAATACGTTAATTCTTTCCAGTGCTGTTGTTCATCACAAGCTCGTATTAGCTTGGGAATATTGAGACGGGTAGAAAACAGTTTAATGTGCTCCATAAGCTTCTCAGGACGGTATCTTGCATATAGAACTCCTAACTCTGTAAAAATGCCCATATGTGCACGTTCCAATCCCAGTCCACTCTCCATGAGACTAATGAGCTCATTAAAGCATCCCCTGTTCTGGTAATATTCACTGACCTCTTCCAAATCATCCACCTATCATAAAACATGCAGGATTAAGGAATCATCAAAAGTATAATTTGACCAATTAATTGTGTCCTATAACACAGACTAGAGCACCAATCTGCAGCACTTAGAAGCATCTAACAACAACTTATCGAAAGAATACCCACCTCCTGTTTTGCCAAACATcttgataaacaaaaaaagatataaCGGGGAAGTAACATAAACAGTACAGTATACAAGAATGCTACCTGGATGATGATGTTGAGTCCACAAATCTGAGCTAGTCGGTACTCCTCAGCATCAACGCATGCGAAGCAAACAAACTTCCACGTCTTTGAGCTGTTAGCTTTTCGAGCAGCATCAACAGCACCTTGAAACTGATTTAGCTTCACAAGAGTGCATGCCAGCTTAGCCCAGTTAGAAATGAATGCAAATATGATTTTGGCCGCTTCATATAGGGCTTCATCAAACAAGCGATCCCCAACATTTTGGAGATTGGCAACATTTGGCATAAGAATGAACTCTTCAATTTCACCAAGCCGATCAATCTTAGCATATGCATAAATAAGTTCACTGTCGACCTTGGGCTCCTTGGTCTTCTGCCTAACCATCAGAAGGTACCTTACCAAGTCATGATATACATTTGCATCCTCAGCAGCACGTATGACATCCAAAAACTGAGTGGCATCATCTGCACGGATGAATGACTCAATTGCATCACTCACTAGTCCTTCTCGGAGTTGGGCCTTGGCCACCTGGCTCCAAACAGCATCTTCTTCAACTCGGAATGCAAACTCTACAGCTCGGTCAATGCTCTGAATGTTATCCAACAGGACATTCACAGCGTCAACATTCGCATTGAATTTCTTGAAGATTGCGAATGCTTCCTCAAACAATTGAGCTTCTACGGCCATTAATCCAACTGCAGGTCCATCAAAGTTGTCTAATCTGTTAATATAATCCATGACTCTGGATGGATCAGCCTTGATGGCAGTCAGAATCAACAGATTCTGCAGATTGAAGTTCCCACTAAAAGCAGAATTTTGGAGCACTATCTTTTCAAGAAGCTCAATCAACTCATGTGGAAGGTCTGCAGTCATAAATGCTTTGACAGTTGCTGAAACTTGCTCAGGGCTCTTGCTTTCTGGCAAGGCAGTAGATACAACTTGATCGATTAGCTGCCTTCTATATTCATTATCAGGATCAAGGACCTTAGCCCAGAGGTCATCATCCATTCTCTCCACAACATATCTGATATACATATATCAAGTAAATAGCATAAGAGAGCTGCATACTGAATCACGACCCAGTAACATCTTACTAGCAAACAGAAACACACAAACCTGGCCTGGAGTTTGAACaaggaatttttatttgtgaCATTAATAAGTTCATCATCACATTGCCCTCTACGATATGCAACAACAGCAAGTGTGGGATCCCGTTTTTCGCAATATTTACCCACAACGCGTGAATCATAGTATGGGTTCGTTGTGAGAAAATGCTCCGGGTTGTTGCCGCTATCTATGATGATTTTACCCAGAGCATTGTGAACATGTACATCTTGGCTTCCCTCACTCACGAGATGCTCCAAGAATTGAGTGAGCAAGCGAAGACGATTCCTGAAAATAGAAATCAGCAGAATGATAAGAAACTAATGTGAAAGATGAAGGGCATACAGGGTCATGAAGAGATAATGCACCTCTTTTCGCATTCATCAACAAGGGGCTCAACTGGTAGAAGAGAACGAACTGAAAGAATAAGACCTTTGATGAAATCTTCAGGGCATTCATCATCCAATAGCTGCCCTACAACTAAAGGAGCATTTCCTGGATTGACCTATCAACCAAAATAAGATCTATAAAGATCAATGGTCTATTTGAACAATAACATTGACAAAGCGTACAaaatttatcacaaaaaaatgGGAGAAAACCTGCAACTCGAAAGTACAAAACTGATATAGAGcctcaaaatatatatacctttTGGACATAACCTTCAATGTAACGAAGCATATTGTTTGTATATAGGTAATGGGTGAGATCTGGAACAAACCCAAAACGATCACAGACATTAATCAAAGGACGTGCGTCTGGAAGCTTTGCTTCCATAAGAAAGTTCTTAGCCTTCTCAGGGTCATAAAAATTAGATTCCCGTGTCACACGCTCCACCTCCTTAATCTGTCCAGTTTTTGCAGCTGCTTCAATGTACTTGAAATGGATATCAGGATCCTCACTGTACACAAATGATGAATAaatgaaagggaaaaaaaagaaaaacaagtgcCCAACAGCACTCATGAGCAAATGAATCTCATCTTTTAACTTCTCTTCCATTGAAAAGAAACTGATACCTGGAGCTCAAGTATGAGCCTAAGAAAAAGTACAACCCCTCATAGGACTTGAACTGCTCGAATAATTTTATGCATTTATCTACACCCAGTTGTTCGGAATACTCTTTGGCGGTCTGCAAAAGAATAATCAGGTAAGCCTCAACTTtataaacaatataaaatgaacaaataaagtAGTTTACCTGCACAATAATCTGAAGATTTCCCCTAAGATTGACCAGTAGAAGATCTTTCATGCACTCAAGAGCCCATTCTTCGGAAAGAGTTCCAAAGAACTCAACGAGAGCCTGAAGTACACCTTCTAGTTAGAGATATACTACTTCACATAGGTTCAAGTTATAAAGGCATAAGTGCCAACCTGAGGGTCAATTGCATGTGTGTTCACGATGACACGTTTGATATCAGGCAACTCAGTGTAATGCTGCAGATTAGACATAATATTAGTCCAGGAAACCAATTATCATCTTTAAAAGGAATTTTGTCATCAGAATTCAAGAAGAATCATACCTGTAAGGCACGCAGATACAAACCAGCTTTTTCACAGAGTTGACCAATGCGTGGACGATCATAATGACTGAACATACCATTGGCCAATATAGCATCCGCAACATTTGGAAAAGTCACGAGATTGATTTCCAAAACCTAGACAAAATATATTATGGAGCAGATATgtgaagaaagaaatacacactatatatgtaatttttttttaaagaaagaataaCAAGAAATCAGTGTTTGAGGGAAAACATACGAACCTTTGACTGAAGGTATCCATGCTCAGGTAGATTCGGCTTCAGCACATCCAACAAAAAGGCAGTTGCCTCACGGATCAAGTTCCTCTGATAAGAGAAAACACACAAAGATAAGAAGTCCCAAAATTCATATTCATCAGTTTAAAGCTACAAAGGGAATACGAAACATCTACGTAAGGAGACTCGAAAGCGTAAAACAAGGAGCAAAAATTGCTTAAAGGTAAAATTTCAAATCCCAAAAATCATTTAGCATACTTCAGAACAACAAAACAAGGAACATATTTTGAccacaaaaaaattgttgataCAACATAGATATTTAACTCAAACCTGAAGGAATAGATCAGTAATGGTATTGTAGTCAACAGGGCAGCCTCCTTCCATTTGAGCCATCATTAGAGCAAAATTAACAGCCCCCTGCCATCAAGATAATTGTAGTTGTTTCCAAATCAGGCAATTTAGCTCAACTTGTAAGACAAGCAAAGTTCATAGTTACAAAGCAATTGCAAACAGAAAAATGCCTCGAAAATGTATTCCAGATTAATGCATGTACCTGGGGATCTGACCGCAAAATTGTTTGCAGAAGGAACAAGTAATCGGGTGTATACCCAACCTGCGACAATTTTAAATGACAAATTCACTATAACAAAAATTATCCAGTATGAGTCATTGGCCAtgttattgaaaatcataataacAAAACTGACACAATATTAGTTTTCAGAAGCTAATGATTGCTGTTCAAAATGATAGATTTGAACAAATGTATTTCAAAAAGATTTTagtacaaagaaaaacaaatttatgtaACCTGCTTTGAGTATATCAAAATCTTGTCAAATTCCCTTCTCTCAGCAAATGCTGCAACAACTTTAGGAGTTGCCCGGGCTTTGATGTATATTTTCAAAGCAAGGTCGTTGTCCACTGTCTGCATTGGAAATATGTGTCATAATATcacaatgaataaaaaaataataaagcagAAGAATACCCAAAATCACAATTGTTGAATAAAAGTTTAAATGATCTGTCTAACATGATtctcttatatatttttatttttggtttgctAGGGTCATATCATACCTTCACAAGATCTCCAAGCTCTTCACTACATTCTAGCTTGTCCTCCGCCAGCCAATTCTCCAGAAGATTCTTTTTGTTCTGATTTACAACCAAACGTGATAATTCCAATGATTCATAAGCATTGAGTTTTCCTCTAGTTAACAAAGTTCCAAAGTACTGCAACAATGGTGGGGTTTGCCCAGCTTGCACAGGAACACTCTGCAACAAATGAACAATGTGAGTAAATTTGTTCGTGCTACAAAGATTACACGGTCCtataaaagaaatgaaatgttCCCAAAGGTAATTTAAAGGGAAGCACAAGAACTATGaggaatatatatgtatatgaacCAACATATGAATGCAACTATACCTGAAATTTAGCGACAGTATCAGGAGTACGGAGTATTCCCATTGGAGATTCTGCGGCAAGCTCTGCAGCCTCCTTATATTTTGTCTGAGAAAACAATTCTTGGAACCGCTGGACAACCTGAGTATGACAACCATAAAATGCAGTTTCAAGATATGACCAAAGTGCAAACAGCAAAACATTCTGTACTCATATTCTCATATGTTGTGAACACCTAGAAAGACTTGAATTATAAAATCCACCGCTGAACTTCCCAGGAAAAGATTGTTTCCAGAGGGAATAAAGGGATCCAGTTTCTACATATCGCTACATACTGATCTCCACTGCATAACGGGAAAAGACACACACAAGtacacaaaaaaacaaaaacaaaagaaaaacaaccaTATTAACCTTTGCACTCACCTCATACATGAGGGGGCTGTCAAGGAGACATTTAACACTCGTTGCACAGAAGAAAATAGATAATCATATATACTGTAGGTAATGCGTCACAATACTATCGTCgcattaaatatttatatgtgaTAGTCTATTTATAATACTCTTGGAGGTTGAATTCCATTCTATTTAGGAAGACTGCAATTGAATGGATAGAGCTCCATTAAAACAGTCACCAATCTCTGCCCCCCACCCccccttcttttttccttccctGATATCATGTAAAGAAGGATTGCCAACAACTAAGATTAACGTGCCAATTCTCAGAAAGTTTCtaataaatgaaaacaaataaactgAAATCATTACCAGGTCTTCAGCACCAGGAAGGTTTCCTCTTTTCGCAAGACTAACTGCAAGCCCCAAATTGTTTAACTGCAAAATcaccaaacaaaaatttaaaatataacattttcttttctccagtTGCCAAAACTACAAAATGGCTCAAAAGCATACCTGGCCACTAACAAAAGGTACAATTGTTTGTTCATTGATGGTGGCAAGTAAGACCTGGCCTCGCCTATTGATTGCATAAAAACCCCCAATGGATGAAGCTTCAGCTGTCAAAAATATAGGATCTGGACTGATTCGATTTCTATAAACGGCAGTTGCTGTCTCTAGGTCATATACAAATAGAAGCCCAAGCTTTGTGATAACGTATATCAACCCATACTTTTCTGATATCTGAAatttattgagaaaaaaaaaaaagtaatgtaCTTTGATTGATAGAGAAAATATATGGGATAAGTCAAAGCAATGAGAGACTATAGTAAGACCTGCATTGACACAGGAAAGTCATCAGCAAAGTCTGGAGGAAAGAATAGATCTGCTTGCTTCTTTGTATATGATGGTTTTCCTGATGACAATTCACAGTAAATCAGTTCCTGAAATTAATCCTGAAGCAGAAGAAGGCATGTAACAGATGCATAAGACTAAATAAGATTTAAAACAGCAGACCTGGCTGAGCACCAAGCTCAATTACATGCAGCTTTGATGTAACTTGTCCAGCATTAAAGGACTTTGAGGCAAAACAAATAAGAATTGAAGGATTCTCATTCCCTGGAACCTGCATATGGCATAAAAATTAATGAGGATTTAAAATAGTACAGCAGTAAATTGTATATCCTTTAGATTCAAGAGAAATTGAGTAAGGAATATAAAACCGCACTTTAAATGTGGCAAACGATGCAGAATGTGCTTCAAGAGCCTGACTACGTTTCTGTTCCACAGAGAAAAGCTGCATGTTTCCCTTGACCAGTTGTGGCCTCTACAGTCATTTTAGAAAAATCACTATGTTAATTGTTAAAGATGTCATCAAATCTGAAAAACCATCATGGATTTCAGTCCTTTCAAGATAGAAACAATTTTTCCATGACCTAAaggtaaataaataataaatgtgATTTTTAATAGACATATTCCTTGAACAAAATAAACACACATACACAACACGGATTTTTCATGAGTACAGGGTGGAAATAAGAATATTTAAGCCACCAAAAGAGAAGGAATACTCCAAGTACACTGTGCAGAAGCACAATGCAACCTTCTGGTGAACGAAAAAGGATAAAATGCTTAACCAAGCCCAGCTCCCATTAATTGAAAGCAGCACAACATTTTGGCCACTCTTCTAAATCTTTTAGCAACTTCATGACAAattaagaatgaaaaaaaaaaaaaaaagcaataatGTTCACGTGTCATATCCAATCATATTAACCAtcatacaaacaaaaattatattcataGAGATATGTACAATTATAGGGGTGTCACTCACGCACTGCCAAATTTTGGGAAATCCATGAACAGGAttacagaaacagaaacagtacaaaggaaaaaacagCAAACACCAAGTTAACCACTCACCTCAGGTGAACCAGGAGCAATTCCTATTAAGACCAACCACTTTTCAGAAGGATCACAACGGTAGttgattatttgattatttgcCAAATTAGCTGTCCGCTCAAAGACCTTCGTAGGCTCGGAATCACCTAGAAGTAAGATACATTTCAAACATGTGCACAATATAAGAATAAAACTGAAAACCTCAGATGGGGAAATGAGAtaatgagaagaaaataaaataaatgaaatcagATTCACGAATATGTAAAGACGCCTTACCTTCAATTAACCAATGATATACTGAGGTCTGTGTTACCAGGCCCAGCATCTTTGGAGTGATCCACTTCCAAAAGACAAtctagaaagaagaaaagagagtaGGATTACAACCAATTACCAAAAACAAACCTATAATACCATATTGTAAACGTTCATAACATCTGACATGCAACATTGGGAACGCCCTAAAATAGGGCAAGATGTCACCTGCTCGGGCATCTGATGTGATTTCATCTTTGCTTTCATTTCAATGTTAAATATTTGTAAATGGTCCTGAGTAGTTCCTTGAACTTGAGCTGCACATTGAATTCAGCCATCAATCAGTGAGGCAATAAACACAACAACAAATaacaagacaaaaaaaaacaataactaTGGCAGTCTATACTCCAGAttacaaaatttcaacaatGTTTCACACATGCCAATGACCAATCATTTCTGTTAAAAAATGGAGCTGCATCCAATCTATCAACAGCAATGGCACAATTCCCATATATATTCACAGTGATAACTCAAGCTGGAATTTCAGTACTGCAGATTGGAATTGCATATTTTCCGTAATTTCAATAATTGAAATGTTACCTTTTAGAGCAAGAATTCTGGAATTGGGGTTCATCAAAGCCGAATCAGCCGTAATGGGCCGACGCAATGGCTGCATGGGCATGTTCATGTCGATGATAACGACGCTATTTTGCGGC
Protein-coding regions in this window:
- the LOC18775133 gene encoding clathrin heavy chain 1 codes for the protein MAAASAPMTMKETLTLPSIGINPQFITFTHVTMESDKYICVRETSPQNSVVIIDMNMPMQPLRRPITADSALMNPNSRILALKAQVQGTTQDHLQIFNIEMKAKMKSHQMPEQIVFWKWITPKMLGLVTQTSVYHWLIEGDSEPTKVFERTANLANNQIINYRCDPSEKWLVLIGIAPGSPERPQLVKGNMQLFSVEQKRSQALEAHSASFATFKVPGNENPSILICFASKSFNAGQVTSKLHVIELGAQPGKPSYTKKQADLFFPPDFADDFPVSMQISEKYGLIYVITKLGLLFVYDLETATAVYRNRISPDPIFLTAEASSIGGFYAINRRGQVLLATINEQTIVPFVSGQLNNLGLAVSLAKRGNLPGAEDLVVQRFQELFSQTKYKEAAELAAESPMGILRTPDTVAKFQSVPVQAGQTPPLLQYFGTLLTRGKLNAYESLELSRLVVNQNKKNLLENWLAEDKLECSEELGDLVKTVDNDLALKIYIKARATPKVVAAFAERREFDKILIYSKQVGYTPDYLFLLQTILRSDPQGAVNFALMMAQMEGGCPVDYNTITDLFLQRNLIREATAFLLDVLKPNLPEHGYLQSKVLEINLVTFPNVADAILANGMFSHYDRPRIGQLCEKAGLYLRALQHYTELPDIKRVIVNTHAIDPQALVEFFGTLSEEWALECMKDLLLVNLRGNLQIIVQTAKEYSEQLGVDKCIKLFEQFKSYEGLYFFLGSYLSSSEDPDIHFKYIEAAAKTGQIKEVERVTRESNFYDPEKAKNFLMEAKLPDARPLINVCDRFGFVPDLTHYLYTNNMLRYIEGYVQKVNPGNAPLVVGQLLDDECPEDFIKGLILSVRSLLPVEPLVDECEKRNRLRLLTQFLEHLVSEGSQDVHVHNALGKIIIDSGNNPEHFLTTNPYYDSRVVGKYCEKRDPTLAVVAYRRGQCDDELINVTNKNSLFKLQARYVVERMDDDLWAKVLDPDNEYRRQLIDQVVSTALPESKSPEQVSATVKAFMTADLPHELIELLEKIVLQNSAFSGNFNLQNLLILTAIKADPSRVMDYINRLDNFDGPAVGLMAVEAQLFEEAFAIFKKFNANVDAVNVLLDNIQSIDRAVEFAFRVEEDAVWSQVAKAQLREGLVSDAIESFIRADDATQFLDVIRAAEDANVYHDLVRYLLMVRQKTKEPKVDSELIYAYAKIDRLGEIEEFILMPNVANLQNVGDRLFDEALYEAAKIIFAFISNWAKLACTLVKLNQFQGAVDAARKANSSKTWKFVCFACVDAEEYRLAQICGLNIIIQVDDLEEVSEYYQNRGCFNELISLMESGLGLERAHMGIFTELGVLYARYRPEKLMEHIKLFSTRLNIPKLIRACDEQQHWKELTYLYIQYDEFDNAATTIMNHSPEAWDHMQFKDVIVKVASVELYYRAVHFYLQEHPDLINDVLNVIALRVDHTRVVDIMRKAGHIRLVKPYMVAVQSSNVTAVNEALNEIYIEEEDYDRLRESIDLHDSFDQIGLAQKLEKHELLEMRRVAAYIYKKAGRWKQSIALSKKDNHYKDCMETCSQSGDHELSEELLIYFIEQGKKECFASCLFVCYDLIRPDVALELAWMNNIIDFALPYLLQFIREYTGKVDELVKDKIEAQNEVKAKEKEEKELVAQQNMYAQLLPALPAPPGMGGGYAPPMPPMGGMGMPPMPPFGMPQMGPSY